Part of the Verrucomicrobiota bacterium genome is shown below.
GCGGTCGATTGGCGTGCCAGACTTGAGTGTCATATTTTTTCAAGGCGCGATCATTGAACCATGCCCCCACCCAAAGGAACGGATACCCCAGCACACCAAGAATCAGTGAACTGCGCTTGAGCCGGTCGGCATGGAATTCGATGTCTTCGAATCCCGCTCGTTTGAGTCCATAGACAAAGTAGGCGTAACTCAGCGGCATAATGTGGCCGCAGATGCGTCCGGCGTTCCTATCCTCCGTGGAGGGGGGGCCAAACATGTCGGCATAACCCGTGAGGAGGAGTTGCAATCGTGATTTGAGATGGAGGAGATTGGGAACCGAGAAGATCACGCTGCCGCCCGGTTTGAGTTTCTTGCCGGCTTCCAGGAGAAAATCGTAAGGACGGGGCAGATGTTCCATCACTTCGATCGCGTAGATGAGATCCTGGCTGGCGTCCTCGACCGGGATTTCCGAATGAATGCCGATTTTTCGGCAATGAGCTTCGCGATACTGAAAGATCTCCGGGGCCACTTCACACGGGGTCAGTTGTTGGTCGATGTTGCGGCCGTGACCTGAGAAGAAGGCCCCCAAGCGCTGGCACATGTGGCCCGGGCCGGCGCCGAAATCCACGACTTGAGAATCGGGTTGAATACGGGCGAGGATGAGCCTGTGAATGACGTCATTCGTGACGCGGTGAGAGCCGGAGCGGATCGGGGCGTCCTGCATGGCTTCGACGTTAGATCTGGCCTGGCAAATAGCAAGGCGAGGCGGATTGGCTTTGGTCTTTTCCTTTTTCGTCGGTCCGCGATACAAAAGGCGCGCCCTTGGTGTCTTGTGGATTGAAGCCATGTCCGAATCTGTTCCATCCAGTTGGTTTGCCGCGCTTTATGAAGCGAAGGCGGCGCAATTGGTGTTGTATGGGCGCGCGTTGGGCTTGAGTCACAGCGAGGCGGAGGACGTGTTGCAAGAGGTGTTTGTGGCCTTGGTGGGGTTGAGGGAGGCGCCCCGGAGTCCTGAGCATTATTGTGTGCGGGCCTTCCGCAATCGGGCGATGAACTGGCGCCGTGGATTTTGGCGGCGGCTCGCGCGTGAATGGGAATCATCGTGGTGGTTCGAGCGGTCCGCAGATGAACATCCCGCCGAGCCTTTCGCGATGAGGTGCCTGGCCTCGCTTCCGCGGGAGCAACGGGAAGCGATTGTCCTCAAATTTTGGCACGGCCATACCTTTGAGGAGATCGGGGAGATCACGGGAGTTTCGCCACATACGGCCGCGGGGCGTTACCGGTACGGTTTGAACCGCATTCGAGCCTGCTTGAAAGGAACCCAGCATGAAGGATTTGAACGATTTGGAGACGACGTTGCGATCTTGGATTCCCCGGAATCCCTCCAGCAGGGTGCGTGAATCCATCCTCGGGGCCGCCCCAGGAATGGCCCACCGGGAACGCCAAGGTGGAGTTTGGCCCGCCCGGTTGTCGGGGGTTGTATCGCCCATTTTCGCACCTGTGTTGGCCTGCGTTTTCTTGGTGCTGGCTGTAGCCAATGGCCGGTTTGATCGATGGGCCTGGCAAAGCCGCGGGGACACGAGTTCCCGGCCGGCCGGTGGGTCCAATTTTAGCTGGATGACGGTTCCCACAGGATCCGGCACCCTTGAGCATAACAAACCGCCTCGTTCCACCGTGGCGACAGTGCTTGCGTTCTCAGTGCCCTCACCCTCGAACGAGTATTCGGAAGGGAGCGCGCGCACGAATCAAGCCACCCCCTAATTTTCATGGATAAAACCCATTCCCCCAAGCCGAAGAAAGCCAAAGAAGCCGACGCTCCGAGTTCCCCTTCCAGCTCGCCACCTGCCAAAGCCAAAATCCCGCCTCTCTTTCGTCCCATCGACTGGTGGGCGTTTGGCCTGACCAGTTTCCTGGTCATGCTGGGCTATTGGCTCTCGCTGGCGCCGGACGTGACCCTGGAAGATTCGGGTGAACTGGCGGTGGGGTCCATGTACGCGGGAGTGCCGCATCCGCCGGGGTATCCGGTTTGGACGATCTACACGTGGCTTTTCACGAAGCTGGTTCCTTTTTCGAACATTGCCTGGCGGGTGGCCTTGGCGTCGGCCTTC
Proteins encoded:
- a CDS encoding methyltransferase domain-containing protein; the encoded protein is MASIHKTPRARLLYRGPTKKEKTKANPPRLAICQARSNVEAMQDAPIRSGSHRVTNDVIHRLILARIQPDSQVVDFGAGPGHMCQRLGAFFSGHGRNIDQQLTPCEVAPEIFQYREAHCRKIGIHSEIPVEDASQDLIYAIEVMEHLPRPYDFLLEAGKKLKPGGSVIFSVPNLLHLKSRLQLLLTGYADMFGPPSTEDRNAGRICGHIMPLSYAYFVYGLKRAGFEDIEFHADRLKRSSLILGVLGYPFLWVGAWFNDRALKKYDTQVWHANRPLVWRVNQLDMLASRSCVITARKPSR
- a CDS encoding sigma-70 family RNA polymerase sigma factor translates to MASTLDLAWQIARRGGLALVFSFFVGPRYKRRALGVLWIEAMSESVPSSWFAALYEAKAAQLVLYGRALGLSHSEAEDVLQEVFVALVGLREAPRSPEHYCVRAFRNRAMNWRRGFWRRLAREWESSWWFERSADEHPAEPFAMRCLASLPREQREAIVLKFWHGHTFEEIGEITGVSPHTAAGRYRYGLNRIRACLKGTQHEGFERFGDDVAILDSPESLQQGA